A portion of the Chondrinema litorale genome contains these proteins:
- a CDS encoding quinone oxidoreductase family protein — translation MKAIVLNETHQPIELKEVSIPEPAAGDVCVQLNASALNHRDVWVQKGLYPGMKLPCILGSDGVGTVVKMGDGVVENLIGEEVIINPGMFWGENPDVASKDFVILGMPLNGTFAEYVNVPFEYVHSKPEHLTLEQAAALPLAGVTAYRALFTKAALLPEEKVFINGIGGGVALMALAFAVANDCEVYVSSSSDEKIEKAIALGAKGGINYKTEKWSKKLINEAGYFDVIIDGAGGDSFAGLVDIAAPGGRISIYGGTAGSISNLLPPKIFFKQLKVMGTTMGTQTDFDIMLHFVDKYEVEPVIDKIYPFSEANEAFKRMEEGKQFGKIILKH, via the coding sequence ATGAAAGCGATAGTACTTAATGAAACACACCAACCAATAGAACTTAAAGAAGTTTCAATTCCTGAACCTGCTGCAGGAGATGTTTGTGTACAATTAAATGCAAGTGCGCTTAATCACAGAGATGTCTGGGTGCAAAAGGGCTTATATCCGGGAATGAAATTACCATGCATATTAGGTTCTGATGGAGTAGGTACGGTTGTTAAAATGGGAGATGGTGTAGTAGAAAACCTAATAGGAGAAGAAGTAATTATTAATCCTGGTATGTTTTGGGGCGAAAACCCAGATGTTGCCAGTAAAGATTTTGTAATTCTAGGAATGCCTCTAAATGGAACTTTTGCAGAATATGTAAATGTACCTTTCGAATATGTGCATTCTAAACCTGAGCATTTAACGCTTGAGCAAGCTGCTGCTTTACCTTTAGCGGGAGTTACAGCATATCGTGCGTTATTCACCAAAGCGGCTTTACTTCCAGAAGAAAAAGTATTTATAAATGGTATTGGAGGAGGGGTTGCATTAATGGCTTTAGCTTTTGCAGTGGCTAATGACTGTGAGGTTTATGTGTCTTCTAGCTCAGACGAAAAAATTGAAAAAGCCATTGCTTTGGGTGCTAAAGGTGGAATAAACTATAAAACAGAAAAATGGTCTAAAAAACTAATTAATGAAGCAGGGTATTTTGATGTAATTATAGATGGGGCAGGAGGAGATAGTTTTGCCGGTTTGGTAGATATTGCAGCTCCAGGTGGCAGAATTTCAATTTATGGTGGAACTGCGGGAAGTATTTCTAATCTTTTGCCTCCAAAAATTTTCTTTAAACAACTAAAAGTAATGGGTACTACAATGGGTACTCAAACCGATTTTGATATAATGTTGCACTTTGTAGATAAATATGAAGTTGAACCTGTTATAGATAAAATATATCCTTTTTCTGAAGCAAATGAAGCTTTTAAGAGGATGGAAGAAGGTAAACAATTTGGTAAAATAATTTTAAAACATTAA
- the pheS gene encoding phenylalanine--tRNA ligase subunit alpha: MLDKIKELKAEIEATKLENKEELEAFRLRFISRKSVIGDLMGEIRNVEADKRKEVGQSLNVLKNLATGKFKEVAEALEKSNSNINEGQPDLTLPDIPNQLGTIHPISQTRDKIVSIFQKIGFNVADGPEVEDDWHNFTALNFPPNHPAREMQDTFFVEKNPDMLLRTHTSNVQIRMMETQKPPLRSIMPGRVFRNEAISARAHCIFHQIEGLYINENVSFQDLKNTLYYFAKEMFGPDTKIRLRPSYFPFTEPSAEMDIYWGLKTEADRKITKGTGWLEILGCGMVDPNVLANCGIDPERYTGFAFGMGIERITMLKHKIEDIRLFFENDTRFLRQFQTIS; this comes from the coding sequence ATGCTAGACAAGATTAAAGAATTAAAAGCAGAAATAGAAGCTACTAAGCTTGAAAACAAAGAGGAACTTGAAGCATTCAGGTTGCGCTTCATCAGCAGAAAAAGTGTGATCGGAGATTTGATGGGTGAAATCAGAAATGTTGAAGCTGATAAAAGAAAAGAAGTAGGACAAAGTCTCAATGTTTTAAAGAATCTGGCAACAGGTAAATTTAAAGAAGTAGCAGAAGCACTTGAAAAGTCTAATTCTAATATAAATGAAGGTCAACCAGACCTTACATTACCAGACATACCTAATCAATTAGGAACTATACATCCAATTTCACAGACTAGAGACAAAATTGTTTCTATTTTCCAGAAAATAGGATTTAATGTAGCTGATGGACCAGAAGTGGAAGATGATTGGCATAACTTTACGGCTTTGAATTTCCCACCAAACCACCCAGCAAGAGAAATGCAGGATACATTCTTTGTAGAAAAAAATCCTGATATGCTTTTGAGAACCCACACTTCTAATGTTCAAATTAGAATGATGGAAACCCAAAAGCCACCTTTAAGATCAATTATGCCAGGTAGAGTTTTTAGAAATGAAGCAATATCTGCTAGAGCTCACTGTATATTCCATCAGATTGAAGGTTTATATATTAATGAAAATGTGAGTTTCCAAGATCTTAAAAACACATTGTATTACTTCGCCAAAGAAATGTTTGGTCCTGATACTAAAATTAGACTGAGACCTTCTTACTTCCCATTTACTGAGCCAAGTGCAGAAATGGATATTTACTGGGGATTAAAAACAGAAGCTGACAGAAAGATTACCAAAGGAACTGGCTGGTTGGAAATTTTAGGATGTGGTATGGTTGATCCAAATGTATTGGCAAACTGCGGCATTGATCCTGAAAGATATACCGGTTTTGCTTTTGGTATGGGTATAGAAAGAATTACGATGCTAAAACATAAAATTGAAGATATCAGATTGTTTTTTGAAAACGATACTCGCTTCTTAAGACAATTTCAAACTATTAGTTAA
- a CDS encoding 3-oxoacyl-ACP synthase III family protein, with translation MKNAKLAGIGYYVPENIVTNDDLSKIMNTSDEWIVERTGIKERRYANVEEDKNYVMGAKAARKAMKMAGTNPEEIDLIVYATLSADYVFPGSGVLLQKELGCKHIGAIDVRAQCSGFVYGLSIAEQYIKTGMYKNVLLVGSEIHSIGLDYTDNGRHIAIIFGDGAGAAVLQPSEEKGKGVLSTHLHSEGEHAEQLAVIDPGFHKKERFHPDMIKPGGGFYPVMNGQFVFKNAVTRFPEVIQEALDKNGYAVSDLDLLIPHQANLRISQFVQKKMGLPDEKIHNTIMKYGNTTAASIPIGLCEAYEAGKVKDGDLVCLAAFGSGFTWASALIRW, from the coding sequence ATGAAGAATGCCAAATTAGCCGGTATAGGTTATTATGTGCCGGAAAACATAGTTACAAACGATGATCTTTCTAAGATAATGAATACCTCAGACGAATGGATAGTCGAGCGTACAGGAATTAAAGAAAGACGATATGCAAATGTAGAAGAAGACAAGAACTATGTAATGGGTGCCAAAGCTGCCAGAAAAGCAATGAAAATGGCAGGTACTAATCCAGAAGAAATCGATTTAATAGTATATGCGACCTTAAGTGCAGACTATGTTTTCCCAGGTTCTGGTGTGTTATTGCAAAAGGAATTAGGTTGCAAACATATAGGGGCAATAGATGTTCGTGCACAATGTTCAGGCTTTGTTTATGGTCTATCAATCGCTGAGCAATATATAAAAACTGGAATGTATAAAAATGTTCTTCTGGTTGGTTCTGAGATACATTCTATCGGTTTAGATTATACAGATAATGGAAGACATATCGCTATAATATTTGGAGATGGCGCTGGTGCTGCAGTTTTACAACCAAGTGAAGAAAAAGGAAAAGGGGTGTTATCAACACATTTACATAGTGAAGGAGAACATGCAGAACAACTAGCTGTAATTGATCCTGGCTTTCATAAAAAAGAAAGATTTCATCCAGATATGATAAAACCAGGTGGAGGATTTTATCCGGTAATGAATGGCCAGTTTGTGTTTAAAAATGCTGTTACAAGATTTCCAGAAGTAATTCAAGAAGCTTTAGATAAAAATGGGTATGCTGTTTCTGATCTGGATTTGTTAATTCCTCATCAGGCGAATTTGAGAATTTCTCAGTTTGTACAGAAAAAAATGGGATTACCAGACGAAAAGATTCACAATACAATTATGAAATATGGCAACACCACAGCAGCTTCTATTCCAATAGGTCTTTGTGAAGCTTATGAAGCTGGAAAAGTTAAAGATGGTGATTTGGTGTGTTTAGCAGCTTTTGGTAGTGGATTTACTTGGGCAAGTGCTTTAATAAGGTGGTAA
- a CDS encoding tetratricopeptide repeat protein, whose amino-acid sequence MRLLFIIIFLTNSYNLLYAQNVNVFQIDSLKAVADQVSREERINVYNELSVLYRNTNTERALFYAQEALKLAKDDNNHKQIAISNINVGVVLRNFGKSEEALTYLFEALTTSIDENLNDVKANALHKISVTYLLVNDYVKALEYVKQEFDALELSQNQLSKADALNLLGLIQINSEQYKEATQNLIKSLEISYSIKDSSQIYKPLVNLGDMYLKLNKPDSALIYIKQSKKASEATGNTFGLAVALMKEGQTLKMLQQYDEAERRIRESLLIAEQLNSLSLVRNSYESLAKLFEEKNNYKNALLYYKLYISTEDSMVSEVTKTKIAALEIDHQLKQKESEIEKLHNLSDVQNYRALSLIALLILSLVLIFFLYQRIKAKREKRDSVLKLENQLKEKHESLSKTEKLLQETSEQLFKLQNTLMFDMPEYLNIFSGYFLHKYGKAKVKRNFLKFSLVDDTFYILALNCNDKDIAGLVQGIYVNTLAEKMLNNKVFITPSDLLQDVHNKLVNYKTLINDKSEGVAALALSININTKRIVYAGAGLPIYNIRHNNLHIVNPDSFILGKPIQTNSKMFSNKTFLINKQDQLFLFLESCNDGTKVFTEENIRVILSKQDTKSIKETEKALTSGLSQYIPDIDKVDDAIIFGLEI is encoded by the coding sequence ATGCGTCTACTATTCATAATCATATTTTTAACCAATAGTTATAATTTACTTTACGCTCAAAACGTAAATGTCTTTCAAATTGACAGCCTCAAAGCAGTTGCTGATCAGGTTAGTCGTGAAGAAAGAATTAATGTTTATAATGAGCTGTCAGTACTTTATAGAAACACCAATACAGAGAGAGCACTTTTTTATGCTCAAGAAGCTTTAAAGCTAGCGAAGGATGATAATAATCATAAGCAAATTGCTATTTCTAATATCAATGTAGGTGTTGTTTTAAGAAATTTTGGTAAGTCTGAAGAAGCACTTACATATCTATTTGAAGCTCTAACAACAAGTATAGACGAGAATTTAAATGATGTAAAAGCCAATGCTTTACACAAAATAAGTGTCACTTACTTGTTGGTTAACGATTATGTAAAAGCTCTTGAATATGTAAAACAAGAGTTTGACGCATTAGAGTTATCACAAAATCAACTCTCTAAAGCAGATGCGCTTAACCTTTTAGGACTAATTCAAATTAACTCAGAGCAGTATAAAGAAGCCACCCAAAACCTTATAAAATCACTAGAAATAAGTTATTCGATTAAAGATTCATCTCAAATTTACAAGCCACTTGTAAACTTGGGGGATATGTATCTTAAATTAAATAAACCAGATTCAGCTTTAATTTATATTAAACAAAGTAAGAAAGCTAGTGAAGCCACAGGAAATACTTTTGGCTTAGCAGTTGCCTTAATGAAGGAAGGCCAAACTTTAAAAATGCTCCAACAATACGATGAAGCTGAAAGAAGAATAAGAGAAAGTTTACTAATTGCTGAACAGTTAAATTCTTTATCTCTGGTAAGAAATAGTTATGAAAGTCTTGCCAAGTTATTTGAAGAAAAAAATAATTATAAAAATGCGCTTCTTTACTATAAGCTTTATATATCTACAGAAGATAGTATGGTGAGCGAAGTCACAAAAACTAAAATTGCAGCTCTAGAAATTGACCACCAGCTTAAACAAAAAGAGTCTGAAATAGAAAAGCTTCATAATTTGAGCGATGTGCAAAATTATCGAGCACTATCGCTAATTGCTTTATTAATATTATCACTTGTATTGATCTTCTTCCTTTACCAAAGAATTAAAGCTAAAAGAGAAAAGAGAGACTCAGTATTAAAACTAGAAAATCAATTAAAAGAGAAACATGAAAGTTTAAGCAAAACGGAAAAACTTCTTCAAGAAACCTCTGAACAGCTCTTTAAGCTACAAAACACATTGATGTTTGACATGCCAGAGTATCTTAATATTTTCTCAGGTTACTTTTTACACAAATATGGAAAAGCTAAGGTTAAAAGAAACTTCTTAAAGTTTTCGTTGGTTGACGATACCTTTTACATACTTGCGCTTAACTGTAACGACAAAGATATCGCAGGTCTAGTACAAGGTATTTATGTAAATACACTCGCAGAAAAAATGCTAAACAATAAAGTGTTTATCACGCCTTCTGATTTATTACAGGATGTTCATAACAAACTTGTTAATTATAAAACACTAATAAATGATAAAAGTGAAGGTGTAGCTGCATTAGCACTTTCAATAAATATCAATACAAAAAGAATTGTGTATGCAGGTGCAGGACTCCCTATTTATAATATTAGACATAACAACCTCCATATTGTAAATCCAGATAGCTTTATACTAGGTAAGCCTATCCAGACTAATTCAAAAATGTTCAGTAATAAAACATTTCTGATAAATAAACAAGATCAGTTATTTCTGTTCTTAGAAAGTTGTAATGATGGCACCAAAGTATTTACTGAAGAAAATATTAGAGTTATATTATCTAAACAAGACACAAAAAGTATAAAAGAAACTGAGAAAGCCTTAACTAGTGGACTTTCTCAGTATATACCAGATATTGATAAAGTAGACGATGCTATAATTTTTGGCCTAGAGATTTAA
- a CDS encoding ABC transporter ATP-binding protein has translation MIILKDVDKFFKSRFQKTFILKGIDLEINEGEFVTIMGPSGAGKSTLLNVIGMLDQANAGEFYFLDQPVHKFNEKKRGEMHKNFIGFVFQAYHLIDELTVYENIEMPLLYKGVKGSERKSLVAEMLDRFNIVAKKDLFPHQLSGGQQQVVGVARAIIGKPKLILADEPTGNLHSKQGEMIMELFKKLNDDGVTIIQVTHSEKNAEYGSRIVYLEDGAITSDKNN, from the coding sequence ATGATCATTTTAAAAGATGTTGATAAATTTTTTAAATCAAGGTTTCAGAAAACCTTTATTCTTAAAGGTATTGATCTAGAAATAAATGAAGGAGAATTTGTGACAATTATGGGTCCAAGTGGAGCAGGGAAGTCTACACTATTGAATGTTATAGGTATGTTAGACCAAGCTAATGCTGGAGAGTTCTATTTTTTAGATCAGCCTGTTCATAAATTTAATGAGAAGAAAAGAGGTGAGATGCATAAAAACTTTATCGGTTTTGTATTTCAAGCTTACCACTTGATAGATGAATTAACTGTTTATGAAAATATAGAAATGCCTCTACTCTATAAAGGAGTAAAAGGAAGTGAAAGAAAGTCACTAGTAGCAGAAATGCTCGATAGGTTTAATATTGTTGCTAAAAAAGATTTATTTCCTCATCAACTTTCAGGGGGACAACAACAGGTAGTAGGTGTTGCTAGAGCTATTATTGGCAAACCGAAATTAATACTTGCAGATGAACCTACTGGAAACCTACATTCAAAGCAAGGAGAGATGATTATGGAGCTTTTCAAGAAATTGAATGATGACGGAGTTACTATTATTCAAGTGACACACTCAGAAAAAAATGCTGAGTATGGAAGTAGAATTGTCTATCTGGAAGATGGTGCAATAACCAGTGATAAAAATAATTAA